Part of the Sinorhizobium sp. BG8 genome, TCACCGCATCGCCCAGCACCGAATAGTCGAACCGTTGCAGCGATCCCATGTTGCCGACCACGCACTCGCCGGTGTTGATGCCGATGCCGATGCGAAGCCTGTGATAAGGCGTTCCCCGTTCCTTTGCCTCCCGTTCCAGCTCGGCGTTGAGGGAGTCCATGCCGGAGAGCATGCCGCGCGCCGCCGCGACGGCATGCACCGCATGATCCGCGTCGTCGAGCGGGGCGTTCCAGAAGGCCATGAGGCAGTCGCCGATATACTTGTCGATCGTGCCGCCGTGGCCCATGACGATGTCGGAGAGGGGCGTCAGCAGGCGGTTGATGAGCGCCGTCAGCTGCTCAGGATCTTCCTTCATCTTCTCGGCAATGGTGGTGAAGCCGCGCACATCGCAGAAGAGGATTGTCAGCGTGCGCCGCTCGCCTCCGAGGCGCAGCTGCGAAGGATCCATCGCCAGCCGCTCGACCAGGGTCGGGGAAAGATACTGGGAGAAAGCCCGGATGATCTGCTGCCGGTTGCGCCGCTCGTCGGCATAGTCGAACGCCGCCTGGCTGATCACGACGCATACGAAGGCGAGCGCCGGGCCGAGCGGCGAGACGAAAACGTGGCCGAGGCGAATCGCAAGGAAGCTTGCTGCCGCGAGTAGGATCACGACGAGAAGCGATGTCAGCGCCGCCTGCCAGCGCGTTTCCTTCCTCACTACGAAAGCGCCGAGAAGTGCGGCAAGGACAATACCGAGAACGACCAGCATCGGGCTCGCCCGGGCAATCGAATCGCCTCGTGTCAGATTGTCGAAGATCGTGGCCTGGATCTCGACGCCGGAAACGAGCCGGCCCGTGTGGACTGTATAAGGTGTCGCGAAAGCGTCCGTGCCGCCCGCCTTGATCTCCGGGGCGTTCTGCAAACTCAGGCCGACAAGGACGACCCGGTCGCGAAAGATGTCCTTAGGCAGGAAGTTATCGGGGTCGAGCGCCTGGTAGTAGGATACGGTCTGATAGCTGCGTCCGGGGCCATAGGACTGCACCATCAGCGGTCCGACCGGCGACTTTGTCTCGCGGCCGGAGACGCGGGAGAGCTGGAGGGCGAAACCGTCTTTATAGTGCGGGATATCCCGGAAGATGCCGTCGCCGTGCAGAGAAATCGAGGCGAGACCCGTGACCGCGCCTGCGTCGGTGAACTGTCGCAGCGGCGTCGTGCGCAGCAACTGCTCGGCCTGTGGTGTCACGATCACGCTCTCGTCGCCCGCGAGCACCACGTCCGGCCCGAGCGCATCGGCAAGCGCCTTGTCGTTTGCGGGATCAGAGGGCTCCGCGAAGATGATGTCCATGCCGATCGCCTTGGCACCTGCCGCGCGAAGGCTTTCGATCAGCTGGGCGTGGAGGCTGCGCGGCCACGGCCATTGCGCGTTGAGGTCGGCGAGGGAAGGTTCGTCGATCGCGACCACGATCGGCCCTCCCTCCGGCGGCGATGGGTCGTCCAGTGTCGAGAGATAGTCGAAGCTTCTGAGCTCGAGCAGCGACCAGCCGGGCACGGAGGAAAGCACCGAGACGACGGTGATGACCGCGGCGGTCAGGAGCGCGAGCCTCGCGGGCCTGCCGATTCTCGGCGGTCTGCTGATTCCCGCAGCTCCGTTCATGAAAAGAGGGCCTTCGCAGGCATTGCGAATCGCTGTCGCGTCCACCTCGACCGCGGTCGCGGAACGAACGGTGATCCGGCGGCGGCATGCGCGACCGTCAGCGCCGGCGAAGCTTGCCGCCGGCATAATATTGAAAATCCCCTCATCGGTGGTAACCAGTCTCAAATGCTACCGCAATGTCAAGTGGAGGGTGCGTCGAGGGTATCGGGACACGCAATCTCCGGCGGGCCGGCGAATCGGGGAGAAAATGACAATGGCGAATGTCGAGTTTCCAATAGGGGCAACGCATGCGGAACCGCATCAGGCGGTCCAGACAATCGAGGCCGAGCACCTGCAGCATGTGAAGAAGGTCAATGACATCTTCTATGACCAGGTGAAGATCTCCGACCAGAAGGCGGCCTATATCTTCACGTTCATGCTGGCCTTCCTCGTCACGTCAGGCGAAGGCAGGGGCGTGTTCACCCTGTCGAGCTATGCCTCCGAAAGCATTGCGGACACGCTGCTCTCGGCCTTGCTCGCCGTATCATTGGTCGTTTCGATCGTCTCGGCGATCCTGGTCGTGTTGCCGCGACGAGTGAACAAGGCCACCTCGCTCTTCTGGGGCGCATGGCCGAAGCACCGGGAGGCCTTCCGCGCAGCCGCTGCCGAGGGCGATACGCGATATCTCTTCGATCAGTATCTGGAAAACGCCGATGCGATGGCGATGCTGGCAGCTGACAAGTATCGCTACGTCGCATTTGCCTTCCGCGGGCTCCTGCTCACGGTTCTCGCCTATGTGGGTCTGCTTTTGACGCGATAGGGCAGTCGCAGCGGAGGACCCGAGAGACCGGTTCCAACTACTGCTTACGGCGGTTTTAAAGGGGAAAATGGTGGGCGATGAGAGACTCGAACTCCCGACATCCTCGGTGTAAACGAGGCGCTCTACCAACTGAGCTAATCGCCCGCCGCGTTGGTGGCCGTGATCTATGCGGATACGAATGAAACCGCAAGAGCATTTGTGCGCTTTTTCGATTTTTTTTGTGCAAGTGCGTATTGGAGGGCCGCCGGCAGCGGGAGGGGCATGTGGATAACTGCACGTCGCCTTGGAGCGTTTCCAAGCGTGCATCCCGGTGATGCCGTTACCGGGGAGGGGATTGAGAGGGTTCCCGCGCGATTTTCGCCGCGGCGTCTTTCCTCTATCCAAAACATTTCTCCGCCCGTCATCGTTTTGTATTCAAACCTGCTTGACACCCAATGGGGAACCCCTTAGTTAGCCGCTCATCAAAACGGCGAGGCCGCTTTGACAAGGACGCTCCGGCGTCCGGACCATGAGATGGAAATGCGGGTGTAGCTCAGTCGGTTAGAGTGCCGGCCTGTCACGCCGGAGGTCGCGGGTTCGAGCCCCGTCACTCGCGCCATTTCAAAAGGTTCGGTCACGAAGGTCCAGGCTTGCAAAAGCCAACATGCGCGGGTGTAGCTCAGTCGGTTAGAGTGCCGGCCTGTCACGCCGGAGGTCGCGGGTTCGAGCCCCGTCACTCGCGCCATTTCACTCTCATAAACTCATTGTTCAGCTTGTGCCGGCAACGCGCCGGTTCGCGTAGCTTTTTGCGCATTGAGCCGTTCCCGATCTTTTTTGATTCGCCATCGCGATCCGGCCGCTGAAGACGCGGCATCGCTGCTGGAAAGCCGAATGGCAGAACGCGGGTTTTTTAGTTCCGGCGCGATCAAATGCGACTCGGTCGTGCCCATGTCCCTGATTATGCTGCACTGCACGCGTTCGCCCCCGCGTGGTGGCGTGGCTTTGCGGTTGCCGCCGTTCTCCCTCTGGCGTCTGTCCGGGAATCAAATCGTTTCGATCGTGATTTGGCGGCACTGCGCGAAACTATGTAATCATTTTGACGAATGTCCGACAAAGCCTTGCACAGCGACGCTCACT contains:
- a CDS encoding Pycsar system effector family protein, yielding MANVEFPIGATHAEPHQAVQTIEAEHLQHVKKVNDIFYDQVKISDQKAAYIFTFMLAFLVTSGEGRGVFTLSSYASESIADTLLSALLAVSLVVSIVSAILVVLPRRVNKATSLFWGAWPKHREAFRAAAAEGDTRYLFDQYLENADAMAMLAADKYRYVAFAFRGLLLTVLAYVGLLLTR
- a CDS encoding adenylate/guanylate cyclase domain-containing protein, whose product is MNGAAGISRPPRIGRPARLALLTAAVITVVSVLSSVPGWSLLELRSFDYLSTLDDPSPPEGGPIVVAIDEPSLADLNAQWPWPRSLHAQLIESLRAAGAKAIGMDIIFAEPSDPANDKALADALGPDVVLAGDESVIVTPQAEQLLRTTPLRQFTDAGAVTGLASISLHGDGIFRDIPHYKDGFALQLSRVSGRETKSPVGPLMVQSYGPGRSYQTVSYYQALDPDNFLPKDIFRDRVVLVGLSLQNAPEIKAGGTDAFATPYTVHTGRLVSGVEIQATIFDNLTRGDSIARASPMLVVLGIVLAALLGAFVVRKETRWQAALTSLLVVILLAAASFLAIRLGHVFVSPLGPALAFVCVVISQAAFDYADERRNRQQIIRAFSQYLSPTLVERLAMDPSQLRLGGERRTLTILFCDVRGFTTIAEKMKEDPEQLTALINRLLTPLSDIVMGHGGTIDKYIGDCLMAFWNAPLDDADHAVHAVAAARGMLSGMDSLNAELEREAKERGTPYHRLRIGIGINTGECVVGNMGSLQRFDYSVLGDAVNLASRLEGASKNYGVPLLLGEETARQAGAAFAILELDRITVKGRTTASPVYTAMAALDPKAAEMHARLVAAKYADTLHESDPLFDALSKAIPQLSAYYEIVRSERAQGGA